The Ahaetulla prasina isolate Xishuangbanna chromosome 14, ASM2864084v1, whole genome shotgun sequence genome includes a region encoding these proteins:
- the LOC131185063 gene encoding melanin-concentrating hormone receptor 1-like isoform X2, translating to MDFQANQTSNDSDSVLNISQLGHAFPPEGNLDLSSMSYSTVIMSTLFGVICLVGIVGNSLVICAVLKKSRPSSTVPDIFIVNLSLVDLLFLLGMPFLIHQLLGQGTWKFGGTMCTIITALDANSQFTSTYILTAMSLDRYLATVYPFSSTRFRKPPLAITAICMIWGLSFLSITPVWMYAQLIPLPGELLGCGIHLPDPQWDIYWYTLYQFFLAFAIPFAVITMAYQRILLKMARSSEVLTRQRGTQLRIKRVTRIALAICLAFFLCWAPFHILQLIQLAVEPTLPFYYAYNVAISLGYANSCLNPFIYIVLGQNFRRRITVSDQPAEAEGLFQPHVKSAPGDPSESGKPLLHLVSVLAR from the exons ATGGATTTCCAAGCCAACCAGACCTCCAACGATTCGGATTCCGTTCTGAACATCTCGCAGCTGGGACATGCCTTCCCTCCCGAAGGTAA TTTGGATTTAA gCTCCATGAGTTATTCGACCGTTATCATGTCCACCCTCTTTGGTGTCATCTGTCTGGTGGGCATCGTTGGCAACAGCCTGGTGATCTGCGCCGTCTTGAAGAAATCCCGCCCCAGCAGCACCGTACCTGATATCTTCATCGTCAACCTTTCCTTGGTGGACCTCTTGTTCCTTCTGGGGATGCCCTTCCTCATCCACCAGCTGTTGGGCCAAGGAACCTGGAAATTCGGAGGGACCATGTGCACCATCATTACTGCCTTGGATGCCAACAGCCAGTTCACCAGCACTTACATCCTCACCGCCATGTCCCTTGACCGCTACCTGGCTACCGTCTATCCTTTCTCCTCCACCCGCTTCAGGAAACCTCCTCTGGCCATCACGGCCATCTGTATGATCTGGGGCCTCTCCTTTCTCAGTATCACTCCAGTCTGGATGTACGCCCAGCTCATTCCTTTGCCAGGAGAGCTCCTGGGATGTGGGATACATCTACCGGATCCTCAGTGGGACATCTACTGGTATACCCTCTACCAGTTCTTCCTTGCTTTCGCCATCCCATTTGCGGTCATTACAATGGCCTACCAAAGGATCCTCCTGAAGATGGCCAGGTCTTCTGAAGTCCTGACCAGGCAAAGAGGCACCCAACTCCGGATCAAACGGGTGACACGCATCGCCCTTGCCATCTGCTTGGCCTTCTTCTTGTGCTGGGCTCCGTTCCACATCCTACAGCTCATCCAACTGGCCGTCGAGCCCACCTTGCCCTTCTATTACGCCTACAATGTGGCGATCAGCCTGGGTTATGCCAACAGCTGCCTCAACCCTTTCATCTACATCGTGCTGGGTCAGAATTTCCGTCGGAGGATCACGGTGTCCGACCAACCTGCGGAGGCAGAGGGACTTTTCCAACCTCACGTCAAAAGCGCCCCTGGAGACCCCAGCGAATCTGGGAAGCCTTTGCTACATTTGGTCTCCGTCTTGGCCAGATAA
- the LOC131185063 gene encoding melanin-concentrating hormone receptor 1-like isoform X1, whose protein sequence is MSYSTVIMSTLFGVICLVGIVGNSLVICAVLKKSRPSSTVPDIFIVNLSLVDLLFLLGMPFLIHQLLGQGTWKFGGTMCTIITALDANSQFTSTYILTAMSLDRYLATVYPFSSTRFRKPPLAITAICMIWGLSFLSITPVWMYAQLIPLPGELLGCGIHLPDPQWDIYWYTLYQFFLAFAIPFAVITMAYQRILLKMARSSEVLTRQRGTQLRIKRVTRIALAICLAFFLCWAPFHILQLIQLAVEPTLPFYYAYNVAISLGYANSCLNPFIYIVLGQNFRRRITVSDQPAEAEGLFQPHVKSAPGDPSESGKPLLHLVSVLAR, encoded by the coding sequence ATGAGTTATTCGACCGTTATCATGTCCACCCTCTTTGGTGTCATCTGTCTGGTGGGCATCGTTGGCAACAGCCTGGTGATCTGCGCCGTCTTGAAGAAATCCCGCCCCAGCAGCACCGTACCTGATATCTTCATCGTCAACCTTTCCTTGGTGGACCTCTTGTTCCTTCTGGGGATGCCCTTCCTCATCCACCAGCTGTTGGGCCAAGGAACCTGGAAATTCGGAGGGACCATGTGCACCATCATTACTGCCTTGGATGCCAACAGCCAGTTCACCAGCACTTACATCCTCACCGCCATGTCCCTTGACCGCTACCTGGCTACCGTCTATCCTTTCTCCTCCACCCGCTTCAGGAAACCTCCTCTGGCCATCACGGCCATCTGTATGATCTGGGGCCTCTCCTTTCTCAGTATCACTCCAGTCTGGATGTACGCCCAGCTCATTCCTTTGCCAGGAGAGCTCCTGGGATGTGGGATACATCTACCGGATCCTCAGTGGGACATCTACTGGTATACCCTCTACCAGTTCTTCCTTGCTTTCGCCATCCCATTTGCGGTCATTACAATGGCCTACCAAAGGATCCTCCTGAAGATGGCCAGGTCTTCTGAAGTCCTGACCAGGCAAAGAGGCACCCAACTCCGGATCAAACGGGTGACACGCATCGCCCTTGCCATCTGCTTGGCCTTCTTCTTGTGCTGGGCTCCGTTCCACATCCTACAGCTCATCCAACTGGCCGTCGAGCCCACCTTGCCCTTCTATTACGCCTACAATGTGGCGATCAGCCTGGGTTATGCCAACAGCTGCCTCAACCCTTTCATCTACATCGTGCTGGGTCAGAATTTCCGTCGGAGGATCACGGTGTCCGACCAACCTGCGGAGGCAGAGGGACTTTTCCAACCTCACGTCAAAAGCGCCCCTGGAGACCCCAGCGAATCTGGGAAGCCTTTGCTACATTTGGTCTCCGTCTTGGCCAGATAA